The stretch of DNA TCTTAACTGGTTGTTTGCTAATATGtatttagttttggggactcaAGAAGATGAAGTGTTTCAAGTTTTTAAAGTAGACTATATAGTTCAGTAAAAATGGTAGTTTTATTTCAAGTGCAGCTATCAATACAATTGTTGTTCTTTTTACAAAGGATCACTTAATTGACCCTAGTTCCAGCACTCAAGCTAGCTAGACTTTTTTATCCATCTTGAGATTTGGTTTATGCAGCTTTTTTGCATTATGTTGCTGTTGGATGTGTTTGAATGATTTCCTTAAATCAATATTGCCACCAAGTACTTTGTTTGTGCTTTTTAGGATGTGATCATAACTCTTACGACTAAAATTGTGTAGTAAGAGTATGTCAGTGTGTGTTTCTTTATTCTACCTTTCAATGTTCAAGTGCTGTGTATGAGATAGAGAGTGTGCAGAAAACTCAAGTGCATACAAATGGTTTAATGTAGAAGATAATGATTTATGTAcaacaatttttgtttttgggagAAAATTTATCCAGATgtaatgaattataaaaaaataacagGTTTGAAAATTACCTTTTGGATACAAGAGATGGAAAATCTCTAGAGTTGATGTACTAGTTTTTTATTGGAGTCTTGCACTAGTTATTAGGTTATCTAATATGTTCTACTGTTGTAGTATTagcttcgtttttttttttttttttaattttttttttaataacaaataGCCTATTTCAAGACTATAAGATGTAGgtcttaaataggctcaaagcctacAATATGAAGCCTATTGTAAtttgtaggctcaggcttggaCTTAAAAAAAGCCTACTTACAACCTTTTGTTAAGGCCTGGCCTATCCTATTTCCACTGCAGTCAGCAGCCCACACTTGCAGTGGTAGCTGTGCTTACCCAGCAATCAAGCAATGTAGTGTGCTCTCCCTCACCGGCAACACCACCCATAGCATTAGGCTGTCCTTGATTCCATGGTAGACAAGTGATGACACTATAGTAACTCTCTATCATCCAATACCTGTTGCTCGTAAATCTCATCTAGGCCTTTGAGTGTAATTTAGATTATTTCTAAAATACCATTGCTACACATGTTTTTCCTGTTGCTGCCCAGTGATTTGTATGACGATGATTTTGCTTGCCCAAGCTATTCTTGCTAATATTATTGATGATTGTGAATCAATTGCTGTTTTTTAAGCTATTTGATTGCTTCAGCTTTTGGCATTTGAACATGTTTCTTTATTTGCATCCCATGTTTGGAATGTTATAATGTGGCTTTCATCTTGATTTGTGAATGCATTTCAGAATTCAGAATTCAGATTTTCAGCATATTGATTCTATTTATAGCTTGGAATTACTGGGATTAGTTTGATTTTATCAGATTAATCTGTATTTTTTAGATTATTGGGACAGAATCTGTGTGAAATTTTGCGGGGACCCCCATAATCCCTGCAGGTGTGGGGATGGGAAAATATATCCCCTGAATGCGGGGTGGGGATCGGGGGTAGGGAGTCAGGGCGGGGAATATGCCCCCTGCATATTCCCATGGTCCCGTGACCATCCCTATGTGAACCTCTTAGATTATATGCTGCATTTTCAGAACAGTTTCTACACTTAATCACAGATTGTGCCTATTTATTCCCTTGCACTTAATATTGTATGTTTCTAATTTATGGCTAACTGTTCACAATCCTTGTATATCTATATACCTAGTATTGTACATCCCTTATATATACCAAACTAGTATGATCAGTTATATCTGTCAATGTTCTAAAAGACTGGGGATTTCCTCTTAGACTCTCTTGATATCATCAATGGAGATAAAGCAAGATACATGCACCTCTGTATCAGAACCTAGTACCTCAAAATCGAAGAACAAGAACAAGGGAAAAGTTTTGAAAAGGGGACTGAACATAGAAGGCTACCAAATTGAAGGACTTTCGATTGCTGGGCATGAAACATGTGTGATTATCCCCACTCTAAACTTGGCCTTTGACATTGGCAAGTGCCCGCAACGCGCTGTGTCTCAACAGTTTGTCTTCATCTCCCATGGCCACATGGACCATATTGGAGGACTGCCCATGTACGTGGCGACACGCGGCCTCTATAGAATGACACCACCAACAATTATTGTGCCCAAGGCTGTTAAGGAAAGTGTTGAGAAGATTTTTGAAGCTCATAGAGCTATGGACCAATCTGAGCTCAAGCATACCTTGATTGCCTTGGATGTGGGTAATATctgatttcattttctttaaaatcaaCTAGACATACTGATTATTTTGTGTATAAAATTCCTAAAAACTGAATTTATTATTGGATAGGATGTGGGTGATATGtagtttaattatttcttttttggcATGCATTTTAATGTTGAGGGAATTTGAGTTGGCTGATTTTGGTGAATacctaatttaattaattttagtaaACACATATACTTTTTTGTATATGCTTTTGGAAATTTGTAGTTGATGAGAGTATTTATTACTCGGTATGGATGTCTGTAGTAgctacttcaatttttttttttctttttgtttattagaACTTAAATTAATGGAGTACCTTGTATTTTCAGGAGAAGAGATTTGCTTAAGAAAAGATCTAAAAGTAAGGGCGTTCAAGACTTATCATGTTATTCCCAGCCAGGTTATCTCTCCTTTCAGTTGGATTGATGCTTTAGAAATATTGAAGGGTGGTTCTCTTGTTTGTCTAAATTATAGTGCTGCTATCTTCAGTATCCCGTATGTCATATATACAGTGTATAAACCTTGTGTTTTTATGTGATTGTATGTTCCTTGGTATGATGAAATACTTTGTCCTCATCAATTCTCGAAATTTTGGATCATGTATATTTGAGTTGCTGTTGGTGACTTGCAGGGTTACATAGTTTATTCCATAAAACATAAGCTTAAGCAAGAATACATTGGTCTTCCAGCAGAAGAGATAAAGAAATTGAAGTCATCATGTGTGGAGGTCTGTTGCAATAATCTTATGCATACAAATTTAATGCAACAATTCATGAATATATTGAATAATCAACCGAATACAACATGCCATCCTGTGAATAGCAGATGAATGACAATTTTCTTTCCTTATGACAGATCACAAACACTGTAACTACTCCTGAAATTGCATTTACGGGGGACACAATGTCAGATTTCATTTTGGACAATGATAATATTGATGCTTTGAGGGCAAGGATACTCATTGTGGAGGTAGAGAACTTAATCTGTAACATTTTCATTGTTACTTGATATCCTGTGCTTCTTTGAATATCCATTCCTAGGAGTAGATATGTTGCATCAGTGCAAGTGTGCAAGAGTTTCTTTTGGTTTCTGAGTCAGTTCATAGATACAACAGATCTAAGCATTAATCCCAATATGTTCCCCGGTTGCCTGTCAAAATTCTTGTATGGATGACTGATATTTAACTTTTTCATTAGTAATGTGAAAATTTGCTAATAAAGAACTAATACATGGGCTGAAGGAAGGTATGATATCCTtgcctatatgttaaatagggcATCCTTTAAGAACTCTAAAAATCGGTCTAGGCGGCCACCTAGGCTCTAGGCGCCCCTAGGACCCGAAAAGGGGTGTAGGCGGTTGCTAGGTCGGCCGACTTGGCTTCGAACTCGGCcggaacactttttttttttttttaattggtttttCCGCTCAAAACGACCTAGTTTTGAGTggaagttattaaaaaaaaaaaaaaaagagcactACCCCCCAGGGCACTCGACTAGTGCCTTCTGCAACATTGGTTTCATGTAGTTTTTGTTTACAATGTGTGACTGATATTTGTCCTCTCAAAGTGGCTAGTTCTCACACCTAGTCAGATGTATCATTCTAGCACAACCTATGTTGAAAAACTTGACCAGTTCAAATGTTAATCAAAAACTGTACTTACATCAGGATTTTTCCGTGCAGAGCACCTATGTCGAGGAAACAGTGACAGCAGAGGATGCTAGGGAATATGGACATACTCATTTGTCTGAAGTAGTAACAATTTCATTTCTTTGGATAGATATCCATCTTCTCCACTTATGAAAAACATTGATTGCTGTTTTCTTCATCTTTTAACAGATAGTGAAGCATGCAGACAGATTAGAAAACAAAGCTATACTTCTAATCCACTTTTCAGCTCGTTATCAACTAGATGTAAGTTGGCACCACTTTCTTGTAGTCAGTTGTTATTCAAGAAAGACCATTATTAAGTGTTGTCtttgattgaatatatatttatatttctagtCTTCTCATTATGTTATACAGTACTTGTTAAATTTTTGAGATTTACTatgttttgtaaataatttgcTTTTGGAGCTTAATTAGGTATTATTATTTTGGCAGAGTCCAGTTTTAAGTATTGATCAAATCTTCCAACAAACAATGTTTAAATGTTTTCTCAGGTCATTCAAGAAGCTATCTCTGCATTGCCTCCACCTTTGGCAGGAAGAGTTTTTGCCCTTACAGAAGGTTTTTGATGCTGTTAAggatatttttttagaaatggTTTTCTTTGAATGTTGGAATTTTACCTTTTACAAAGGTTGTTCTAATTTGTGAACAAAGTATCTccttggttcatgggtttacacactaggaatgtgtttggttcatgggttctCATTCCTTGGTTGGAAcacattttcttttaatacaCAATGCATTTCATTTCAAATATTCGAATCACTACTgaattacaaaaattatgcATTATTTACTCCATTTAGGCAACATATATACAATGAAACTAATGATAGGTAGAGGTAGGACCATTATTAATTAGGTTGTATGGAGTAAACAAAAAGTCACCAATAATTTTAAGTCACAAAAATATTAGGGGAAGATTTGAAGgggaaaatatcattttccttttagaTATAATACTTCTATACCTATTACATGTAGTAGTACTACCCTATACTACTATCCTAAATTTCTAATCCAGCCCAACCAAGTAATCACATACCACGTTGCATGCATGTGGTCCCAACAGCCTAACTTAAATCGTATCCATTCATGAGGATTTATTAACGTTTTAGGACAATAATTTGGGTGGTTAAGCTTGCAAATTAAGACCAGTttctactttatttatttatttgttgtgtttaaaataatacttttaaatatatacatgttaAATATTaagattaatattataaaaagatTGAATGATAAATAGTTTTAGTCAAACTttgt from Ipomoea triloba cultivar NCNSP0323 chromosome 7, ASM357664v1 encodes:
- the LOC116026329 gene encoding nuclear ribonuclease Z, whose translation is MEIKQDTCTSVSEPSTSKSKNKNKGKVLKRGLNIEGYQIEGLSIAGHETCVIIPTLNLAFDIGKCPQRAVSQQFVFISHGHMDHIGGLPMYVATRGLYRMTPPTIIVPKAVKESVEKIFEAHRAMDQSELKHTLIALDVGEEICLRKDLKVRAFKTYHVIPSQGYIVYSIKHKLKQEYIGLPAEEIKKLKSSCVEITNTVTTPEIAFTGDTMSDFILDNDNIDALRARILIVESTYVEETVTAEDAREYGHTHLSEIVKHADRLENKAILLIHFSARYQLDVIQEAISALPPPLAGRVFALTEGF